TGATGTGATTCAGGAAACAGCCAATATGGCAGTCCGATATGTACCCGGATTAAGAAAAGCTAAAATTGTCCGCGCCTTTTCCGGAATTCGGGCAATGCCTGAAGACGGCTTTCCGATTCTTGGTAAAGTACCAGGCCATGAAAGCCTTTATGTAGCCGCCACCCATAGCGGAGTAACACTATCTCCTTTAATTGGTACTCTTATAACAGAGTTAATCACAGAAGGGGAAACTTCGATTCCGATCGAAAGGTATTCTTTAAGCAGATTTGGTTAAAGAAAATAGTATTAAGTTATAATATTATAACTTTTTTAATAAGGTTGTCAGGAAAAACATTATGTAAACAAGATTGGAGGAAATAGGATGCCGCATTTGTATATAAGAGGAATTTCAGTGGATCAGACGAAGGAAATCAGTACCCAGCTGGTGAAAGACCTGGCTCGGCTTTGTGAGTGTGGAGAAGATAACTTTACATTGGAAGTTTTGAATTCAACTTTTGTGTTTGATAAAAATGAAGTTCCAGCATATCCATTTATAGAAGTTAAGTGGTTTGACAGGGGCAAAGCAATTCAAAACCAATTTGCCGGGATTATTTCGAAATATGTTCGGTCGCTTGGAGTGCCGGAGGTAGAAGTTGCATTTTCAGCCTTT
This window of the Cytobacillus pseudoceanisediminis genome carries:
- a CDS encoding DUF1904 family protein, whose protein sequence is MPHLYIRGISVDQTKEISTQLVKDLARLCECGEDNFTLEVLNSTFVFDKNEVPAYPFIEVKWFDRGKAIQNQFAGIISKYVRSLGVPEVEVAFSAFLEADYYLNGKSFAD